Sequence from the Pseudomonadota bacterium genome:
CTGTATGTGATCTTGTACGCGGGGGGGATCGTATTCTTCTGTTTCTTCTACACCGCGATCGTGTTCAATCCCAAGGAGACCGCGGACAACCTGAAGAAATCCGGGGCCTTCGTCCCGGGGATCCGGCCGGGAGAACAGACGGCCAAATACATCGATGGCGTCATGACGCGGCTGACCTTTGCCGGGGCCATCTATATCACTTCGGTGTGTATGCTGCCGGAGTTTCTGATCTTGGAATTCAACGTGCCGTTCTATTTTGGTGGCACATCCTTGCTGATCATCGTGGTGGTGGTAATGGACTTCATGGCCCAGGTACAGGCCCATCTCATGTCCCACCAGTACGAGGGTCTGCTCAAGAAGGCCAACCTCAAAGGGTATGGCCGGCGGTAGCTACGTGTCGAAGGAGGCGTGCGATGAAGGTTCGGACATCGGTCAAGAAGATCTGCCGCCACTGCAAGATCGTGCGGAGAAAACGCGTCGTACGCGTGATCTGCCGCGAGGCGCGCCACAAGCAGCGCCAGGGCTGACCCAGGGTTTACATATATTAATT
This genomic interval carries:
- the rpmJ gene encoding 50S ribosomal protein L36 codes for the protein MKVRTSVKKICRHCKIVRRKRVVRVICREARHKQRQG